The genomic stretch TGCTCCTAATTCAATAGAGCAGACATGTTACAGGGGACATTCTGGGTGACATCTCTTGCAGGGCATCATGGGAGCCAGGTATACATAATGCCTACTGCTGGGGGCCACAACATAAGGTCAAATCATCCCTTGAATGAGCACGAGCTTATTGGAGTAACAGTACTGTGGAGAAGTACATTAGCATTTCAGGAAACAGGATCATTTAGTCACAAACCATGAGTATTGGATAAAGTCTTTATAACAGTGAGAAAAAACGCTGTGTATAATTCCTTTACATAATCtcctttacatttttaattattaacaaGACTGCAGCAAATGACAAACATCACTACTGTGCTATTCAAACCATCAGGTTTGTGACTTATACAGTCATTCACATCAGTGCTTCTGTGGTAAAAGACCCACATGATGAgatcatgtgtgtgtatgtagtgaTTTGCTCATCCCTTCAAGCAACAATTAAATCCAGGGGGAAAACTACAGCCCAGTTAACCAGTGTCACTGTGGGTGGTTCAGTGTTACCTCGGAGGCATCCACTCATCACATGAGGAGTTCTTTTTCCTAACAAAAATTTCAAAAGGAGTCATTTAAATAGGACCAAGTCATGGGAGGAGATGAGTAATGGCAGCAAGTTAAGGtttgaaaaatctgaaattcaattcccttaaaaaaaaaaaaatcacatgacaGAAAACTTACGAAATACTACAAAGCAACATAACTGGTGCAGTATTGCTTTATTCCCACAGGGTCAGAGGCAATCAAACAAATGCTGCTCAAGTGTAGTTTTCTCTGAACTAAACGTTCACTTCCTGCCGTTTAAGACTTATTTCCTTGTTTTGATTTGTCACTTCCGGAGAATTCCAGAGAAGTGTACAGTAGCTACATACCAGAACTGGGTTTGAAAGTTTTGTCTACGCGGGGTGTTTCATGAGGCTGCAACATCTCAACAATTTTGCTATCAAAAAAAGGGTAACACACAGTTCAGAAGggcaaagacacattttaatctgtgctCTCACATCTTCAGTTTGTAGCAGCAATAAGTCAACATACCAAGtacattttttggggggggaggggggtaatTTACTCCACCACATGAAGGGGTCAATAAATGTGGGCTAACATGTGTGGGCCTGCTGTAAACTGTGTGTGCTGCAGACAGCTAAACATGTGCTCTATTTGCTATAGAGCTAGCCACTGAGGCAATCAATAGGATCTATATGTGGAGCttgtccacacacatacataatatacagtactctcaatatgtgtgtgtatgagaggaCCAGTCAGGACCGAACTGAAGCAAGTGACACTGGGATAAAAATCAGTCCTTATGGTGTTTCAACACCACTGAATAAAACTTGCATTAACACTCAAGTTGCCATGACGACTTGTATTCCCCTTTCCCTACTGGTGAGCGAGAGCTGAGGGTTGAGGAGGGATATCGACTGTTACTGAAGTTACTGAAGCCCGCAGAGCACAGCCGAGCCCCTGCGGAAAATCATTTCATTAAGAAAACCTCCACAGATCGGTTATATGGACTGGAAATCCTCGAGCTGAAATGTCAAAGCAAATGACTCGTTGAGGGCTCATTCATCTCAGCTGGATTCAAAAATACCAGGCAATTACAATCAATCATGCAACCAGACCCTGGCATACAAGTTTGtcattactattactactatctTGATCATTACATCCTGTAGGAGCTTTTTGTAAGAAGCAGCTGTTAAGCAGAGAGATATAATGTCTACCATGTTCACCTTCTTACTTTAACATATTAGCATGCCAACGTTTGCTCATTAGCCTTAAACAtaaaagctgaggctgatagaaATGATAGAAAAATTAGTATTTCGTCATAAAGTGTTGGACAGTTTGACCTGATGTTGTTTCTGgatgaaaagtgaagggattgcccaagttattacaattcatcctgagggtgacctggatatctgtaccaaatttcatgccaatccatccaatagttgttgaattatttcactcaaaaccacaaatgtcaacctcatggtggcgttagaggaaaagtcaggggatcaccaaagtcagcagtATTCATcctcagtctggaccaaagtggtggcccGACCAACCAATAGACCGACTACTAGCGTAGCTAAAAAAAGATAACACACCAATATTACAGAGTGCAATTAACCAGAGATAGACATTATATTTTTGGtgaagaaaatgcaaatgagctgctgattatgTGAAAGAGTCCCtcaatgtaattaaaaatgatttaattacaGAATGTTTGCACTGCAAATATCTTTAATAAGCCAATTTTGATTTGGAtatcaacatttaaaaataaacattgatAGCTTCCaattttttctgaaaaataaaacccccAAATAATGAGccctatgtactgtatatacaatgtAAAAGTGCATATTTGTGGGTATTAGTGGGTAAGTTCTCCTCCTTCGGCCCAGGTTTCTACAGCTTTGACCAAAAGAGTAATGTTATCATGATAAAACAGAGTAGAAATTAAGTAGCAGAGTATATTGAACTACATAAAGTAGGCCTATGTgacatatgtactgtatatcaggaTGGGACATATTTTAGGTTTACAggtttatttaacagttttaacaCTATGTGAGGATGAAGGTTTGGTGCGGGGGCAGCACGGCAACAGTTTCATGCAAATACTGAATTTCTAGCATGCTGATTTGCCATCTGTGGCAACTCCCCTGCTGTATGTGTCCACTGACATGTAGGCGGCCACATGAGGATCTCATGCCTGCCTGGtttaacatactgtaataaAATAATCGGCGTCACCACCAGGGTAGAAagcacattttttccccttttaatgATTTGATATGATCAGAATTTTTTGTAATACAGCAGGACAATCTAATAATTCTTTAACTGCTTTGAGTGGCTGTCAAAGGAGAAAATCTCTGACAGATCCTGATCTCTACTGTACCTTCTTGAGATTTGCTCAAATCTGAGCCTTGAgggtttttgtgcatgtgtgaaaggtGTGGGGGTAAGGGCACACAAAGTGACAGCTTTTTTCCCTTTGAGTGGGCCAAGTTATTTATAGCCTTATGTTGAGAGATTCTATGTAAAgtccacttttcttttttccccacatttaCTTtgaagatgctgctgctgctgcacacaggGAGCAACAAATGAAAGCATCCCGTTGGAGGCGTTTGGATGGCCTGCCTgcaggagaaaaataaaaagatatgcGATAGCTCTCTCTTCTCATTATGTGTATGCTTAGGGCTTCAGATAAGCCAACATCACAGGACGGATGTGAGAAAGTTAAGATGACTGCTCGAGTCTACCAGCACAGCCAGAGCTGCAGATCAGAAACtggcacacacactgactcataCACATCAGAGACACATCAAAAGTATATTATCGCCGCCGCCAAAGGCTACAAAGACAAACCTCCATGGCTCCAGACCATCGTTCTCTgctcattttaaagcaaaacagtCAGCATGTGTTAATCAACAAACTattaaataaatctgtttgCGGACTTAACAGCAGTAACAATGCAACAGCACTAGATGCTTCCTCATATACAGACTCTTCATAAGCTCAATAAACACATGCACTGATCATTAAAACCAGGTACGACTTTTAAAGCAAACTGTAAACTAGCAAATTAAATCAAGACATTGTTTGGGATATGTGCTATCTAATAATTTAGCCGTGTGCAGAAACAGGGGGGGCACAGTCAGCCTTTCCCACTGAGTGACTCAAGTATGTCATCATTTCAACTATGGACAAGAGCAGACATGCAACAGCGATGGAAGACGGAGAATTATGTGTACTCAAGAGGCAAATTAGATTACTCTTAGCAGAGAAAAGTCCATGACAAACTCTGacttttgtattattaattgtCAAATGGCACAATTTCCACAACACTAAATCAAGTTGTCCACATGGTGAGTAAACACTGTAATTGTATGTCAAGTGCCTATAAAACCATTTTTAAACAGCAATAGAAAGTGTTGCGGATATTAAATGATGCTAAAGTGACCAACTCTCCTGGATTAAGCCATGTCATGATAATGGTGTTAGAGCAGAATGCTGAACAGGCCAAATCACTCAGAGGAAGTTAATCCACATAACTGAACAGACAGCATTATGCCATTGAAAAGGATCAATGCAGCTCTATTCTGCATAAAGCTAAGACGGCAGCACCTGACTTAACATGCTGCCTGTAGTATGTGGAATacagggggtggacaaaataaacgTAAACACTGACAATACGATGCAAACAGTACTGTAAAAGATTGGTGAATCCTAAAATATAGCTTAGGAGAGGTGTtggttgttgttattttattgaaGCGGCTGTGGATTGCATTACATGACACAACTGCTCATGTTATTGTTTTCCACCCACCATAGACCACAAAAACAACCTAGAGGAGCACTAAATAAAAAGCGACAAAAACTTAAACCAAAGCTTGAGGAGCTTAAATGGATCAATCATACATCCCCACTAGAGTAAATAATTTTCAGGTTTAAGGCATAAGGTGTCACCCAGCTGCTATGATCAAACGTTTTAAACTATTTATGGCACTCACTGTATGGTAAATAAACACATGTTGGCTGCAGgaaatgtcaaaatacagtaaaaccaCACAATGGTACATTAACTGAACATTTTACAGCAATGACTCAACGACACGAGACATTTAGTGTGAGTGGATCCACTTCCCGCCGGAGTGAACCTCATACCGAGAATAACTGAAGTAACCCAACCTGAAGCCAGCAGCTCAGTGACACTGGGTGTGTTCAAGGGAGTGGGTTGCAAAGAGCGGTCTGGACCCCTTGGCGACTTTATGACATTCCAGTGAAATCAACAATTTATTCACTAGAAAGTGTCCTAATGGGATAATGTCCAAAAATGTCTATTGTTTTTCCTAATTAATGTATGGACAGtcttcagaaaaataaacaaaatctttCCTCTAAAATTATGAATGCAGGTCTGTTTGCTAGTCTGTGACATGAAAACGTCTAAGTAGATCTGCCCTAAAAAGGTCCTTGGGAGGACTCCTggaaaaacaattaataattaaaattaactaCCATTACACTCACTCTACCCTTGTGTTATCACCCCAGCTACAGTGTCTACAGTTGTCCAAACTAGGAAATACATTTGCTGGAGAAGGTATGTGGAGAGTCCTCTCACATGGGCTTCCTAAAGGGGTTAACAGGTTCAGTGGCTCCTACTAAAAGTCCCAGTGTGTCAAAATGAGATATAGTTTAATAGAAAATTTGGCTGAATTTATCTGCGTTATTTTAGCACTGTGAGAGACTATTCTGTCGCTATTGTTATTTAAGCACCCATAATGCAAACATTGATGTAAAGCACTGATATAAATCCTATCTAATGTAAACAATAATCCTCACATAGAAAAAGACTGGGAGTCAAAAGCTGTATGACTCCATGACAAGATTACAGCCAGATTATAACTAAACAGTAACATGtaaaagctgaaaaaagaaTCCTTTCCTAATCTTCAGGGCTTCTAATGGTTGCTTTGTATGACAGTGTTGCTGCAGAAAGGTGATGCCTAAATGCACCTTCATGCCTCTACCTGCATTTATGAGGGAATATGCTGTGCCAAATGAGCCATATTCTCATTTCATGCTTGTTTCACAAGCCAAAGTTGTGAGAAAAAGCTCCCACTGGTAACTTCCTGAACACACGCAACTCAACACCAGATTTCACTTTCTTGTCGCAAGTAGTCTTTCCTCTCACTTTTGCAATCTTTGTAACTGCTGCTGTGACTTTTACATGCaacattaatcaaaaataagTAAGGGTTAGCTCTAGACTAACTGAGTTTTGAACTCACTCAAATGTCACTCCATCTATTATCCCATCTGTCCACACCTTTGCAGAAAGATTATGAGACATACAGCAAGTTGTACCATGTCTCACAGTCCTACAACTGTGGCACAATTCAGGTATTTATCATGTCTTTACCAGCTCATATTTGCAGATCTACACTGACTTGAACTATGAGAACAGAAATGTGTGCCCATCTAGTAAAGAAAATGCCCTAATGTAGAGAGAAAGGTGACACTTCcttctttcaaaatgtacagtGGCTGATATGAGGAAGCTCAAAACAACTCAAATAACCTGGAGGCATgttatttcacatgtaaaaCTGGTCATGAAGGactgagactttttttttttttttttttttttacactggcTTGCAGTAAATCAGGTTTACTGACAAAGTGCAGCACACTATTAAGAGGAGAGGTAAAGGCCCCAGCTTAAATCTCTGAACTAATGGATGACTCTCCAAACTCTAGCTGAGAGCCAACAAAAATGACTTGTGCCATCTTAAAAAAGGTAGTGACTTTTGACCTGAACATTCTTCTTTCAAGGGATCATTTCAGAGTCTTGCAGTTCTTGCCTAACTAGCCTCAGAGTAGCAAATGTGGCCTAATCTGCACAAGCAGAGGCTGTGAGTCTTTTGAGACCAATTTAATGTAGACGTTGCATCACAACCACAACATAAGTTGCACTTGCCATCAAATCCGGCTTTCTGGACGTTTCACTTCCATTTTCAGGACCTATGCAGTGACTGGGCGGAAAAGAAATAACATATACTTGCATGCTATGGTTGAGTTGTGCAAACAACTGATGCAAAGAGAAAAACTTGAAACAACCAACTCTGTTCAGTGACCTATCTTCAAATGAATAAACGTAGAATAAACGTTATTAGGGAGATCCCAGGACCCTGTGGTggaatataacaaaaaaacattaactcGAGTACTGTACTTTTGAAGTACATgttcttgagtatttccatttcatgcaactttatactacatttcagagggaaaaatTGCACCTATAGCGAAACCTATAAAGCGCATATAAAACATCTGATGCATTATCATGCAGTAaattacccaacagtatatgaaacagttaaaattagctccaacATGACCAGCAACAACAATAAATTACTGGTTGGATCTtatcaacaataataataataatccaatgaCATATTAATAATAGATTTTGCTTAATTCTGAATTCAGGACTtcaggagtatttttacattatgttagtgctacttttacttaagtcaatgaactgaatactttttccaccactgccaggaCCACAGTTTAGAAACCTGTGTGAAACCTTTTGTCATGCATTGATCAGAATGAAAATCATCAAAGACAAACCAGCTTTAAACATGTCccagctgtcagtgtgtgtactTCCTTTAATGATGCATAATTTACTGCCTGTAAGCGAGCAGTGTTAATCCAAGCCATACTGTTAGTTTTAAACTGTATAGATTACCTGGCTCTATAGTGTAGACGAGGCCAAACACAGCTGATAACCTGGCATTAGTAATATATTGGTCGAGCATGCAACATTCAATGCATCTGGCCAAATAAAGGGAAAATCTAGCTAGCAGTCTAGCCTAACGTCTACCTTGAGAAACCCACCGTTGTTCTGAAAGGGGAAGTTACCGGTGCATCGAGGATGTAACctaaaaatctacaaaaaatatttttcactattgAAATTTTTCAGTAACTTGACGATACATGGGTTTTGATTTCGCCGGACACGTTTATGATTCATCATTAATTTTGCCTCCGAGGAACAAAatttaacattcaaaacaaGCCAGAGTGAATGGCAACCGGTGGAGAGTAACGGCAGTTAGTTGAGAAGACAGTAAAAGGCGAGATAAAGTAGtgattttattctcttttaCCTTGATGCTCGTAGAGAAACACGGGAGTCGACGTCTGGATACCACGCTAGAAGCCAGTGGCAACGGGCTGGCTGAAAGAACAAGAAAAGCgatttgctgttgctgtttccGGGTTAGTTATTGAGCGTCATTGTGGCCGTCAAACGAGAGGGGAGTTCGGTTTGACCCACCTTTGAGCGCGGAGGGGGAAGTTACACACCTTCCTTCTCTAACTAAAGATAGACCCGCCCGGTCAGTCGAGACCCGCTGCTGTGCTTCAACGGCGACTTCCACCGGATTACAACTGACCTAGCCTATTATGTCTCACCGCGGCTTTAATTAGCAGTTCTAGCTAACCGTTAGAAGTCGTTTAGCTAGGTTGACCGTTATTGAACAAGTTGTCCAACGGTTATTCACTCTACCGAAGTGTCCTCGAGCAGGAGGCTAATCCTAAAACAAGCTCTAGGCGGCGCTAATGTGCTATCTGACCCTCCACTTTGACCCCAGAGTCACTTTAAACAACTCTGGATCAATTTACATTACTTTGGGGGAATTTAACAGCTATTTTCATGATCTATGTCAAGATATTACTGGCATTGGTGTGTGGAAGAATCAAGATAAAAGGGCTAAACATTAAATTAAGACTTTAATTAAGACTTCATATTACAAACACTCCTACAAAGGGAAGTTATATTAGGTTGAATGCAAATTAGGACAATGTGTTAGTTCCCTAGCAATCAGCACGTTGATACGCTGAATGTAGGCCTATCATTGTGTATGTATGAGTTTTCAAAGCAACCTGAGACAGAAAAGCTCTTCAAACATACTTATGACACAGAGTATGACAGACAAGGCAGTTTGCTTCTGCAGAGGGCACATACAAGTGTTTGCTCTTGGttaaatttaatattaaaagCATGAGAGGaactaaagtttaaaaaaaaaagagtgcgAAAAAAGAAATCTATTCAGCCatatgaaataaagaaatacaacagtTTGCAGTTAGTAAACATTAGCACATTTTGCAGCCATCTTTCTTTGAACTGACACATGATTGTTCACTTAAAGACAGACTTAAAGTTTATCTAATACGTTTGTAATTTCTGGTGTTGTAAGATGAAAAGATATTTATTAGAGGGCATTTTCCCCCTGAAGAAAGGCTTGAGATTACTTCATGGACATGCCACAATAAAATGTCACCAGCTATGCTGCACAATATGTACGCAAGTCAACATTTCATTAGCTGATATGATAAGGGTTTTCAGGACATATTATATCTTACCATTTGAAATGGTCTGAAATGATCTGCAGTGGTACAGCAATGACAAATCATTCATTAAACTTTACGTCTCCTGCAACAAGAACATGATTTTCTTCATTTCAACATTAACTACACCACAAGCAAAGCTTCCTAAAGGTATATTATACATCGGTGATGGCAAGACTTATCTTCATTTAGCTCCTCATTTTCCTATTTTATAGGCACAGGAACAGGATTTAAACTTCTACAATCAGCAGTATCtgatattaaaaatgtgtttattgccTGCCTGTTTTCCTTTTATGCTTTGTATCATAGTTTCTTTGATATATAGGGAGAGCTTACTTATTAAGGCTCTTCAAAGACTGCCATCTTCAAATGACACACCTGGTTGTAATTTGAGATCATTAGGCGATCCATAGTGGTAGGCTTTAAAGGGCAACTGACTGTAACTGCCTGTTGCAGCACACTGATGAAAGATCAAGCAGAAACATTTCTTTAAGCCCCTCACTGCctcacaaaaataacatttgtgaGGAATTCTTTTAGCTTTTGAGCATATAATTTTCTTGGTGTCCAAGCTACTTTACTATTTAACAGTGTCAAATATTCAGCAAAGTTCAGCACTTATCAAACATGCATCAGCCACTAATTAAGCAGCACACCTGTGTTCAATTATGTGTCCTGTGTGGAGCTTATAAAATCACTCCATAGAGGCTGGTCAGATCCATATAATAGAAGAATTTAGAAGAGTGAATGTGGTAATTTCTTCTGTAGAAGCCTACAGTTAAGTGTTTGGTTTAGCAAACCCACCGTTCAACCATGGCGAAAGAGAAGACTCATGTTAATGTGGTCATTATTGGTCATGTTGACAGCGGCAAGTCAACCACCACCGGCCACCTTGTCTACAAATGTGGTGGCGTCGATCAGAGAAGACTGGAGAAGTTTGAGAAAGCTGCAGCACAGGCaaggaagcaaaaaaaaaaaacctgctataaaacacttgattgcaaaatgttaacatgttatgTAAGActtattgtatttgattttacAGATGGGGAAGAGTTCCTTCAAATTTGCTTGGGTGCTGGACAAGCTGAAAGCAGAGCGGGAGAGAGGAATCACCATTGATATCTCACTGCTGaaatttaacactcaaaaatACACCATGACTATAATTGATGCTCCTGGCCACCGTGACTTCATTAAAAACATGATAACAGGGACTTCACAGGTAAGCAGCATAGAAGTGCATTACTTTCTGAATGCTGAAGTTcctatttttttcacatatgtcATTTCAGGCTGATGTTGCCCTCCTGGTGGTCTCTGCAGCTAAAGGAGAGTATGAGGCTGGTATATCAAGAAGTGGTCAGACCAGAGAGCACGCCTTACTGGCTTACACTCTGGGTGTCAAGCAGATCATAGTCTGTGTGAACAAGATGGATCTGACTGAACCACCTTACAGCCAGAAACGCTTTGACGAGATGGTGCGAGGCGTCAGCGGCTTCCTCAAGAAGATTGGCTACGACTCCACGGCTGTGCCTTTTGTTCCAATTTCAGGCTGGACTGGGGAGAACATGATCACTGCAACTCAGAAGGTAATGATGGAGTGACTTGGAGTTAAAATAACATGCAATAACTTTTGTACTAAAGGAATGTCTCTACAGATGCCCTGGTTCCAAGGCTGGAAAGCCAGACGAAGGGAAGGGAATACAAGCGGGAGAACTCTACTAGAAGTCCTGGACTCCATTCACCCGCCAGTGCGCACCATCAACAAGCCCCTACGATTACCTCTGCAGGACGTCTACAAAATTGGAGGTTAAAAATAGTTTAATCACTaccatgtcattttaaaattgcCCTGACTCTATTTACGACCCTTTGAACTGAATTGATTAGCTCCAATTGATTCCATTAAAGTGGGGGAAGCACGGGAGTGTTTGATAGCTGATAAAATGCCTTTAAACTTATTCTAACTGGTGTTGACTTGAAAATCAAATGCTCTTTGTTCGTCCTTCAGGAATTGGGACTGTGCCAGTGGGTAAGATTGAAACTGGCATTCTCAAACCTGGCATGACTCTGATGTTCTCCCCTGCCAAGCTCACTGCTGAGGTAAAGTCCATTGAGATGCATCACCAAGGGCTGCAGACGGCTCTGCCAGGACACAATGTTGGCTTCAACATTAAGAATGTGGCTGTCAAGAAT from Siniperca chuatsi isolate FFG_IHB_CAS linkage group LG19, ASM2008510v1, whole genome shotgun sequence encodes the following:
- the si:dkey-37o8.1 gene encoding elongation factor 1-alpha-like; amino-acid sequence: MAKEKTHVNVVIIGHVDSGKSTTTGHLVYKCGGVDQRRLEKFEKAAAQMGKSSFKFAWVLDKLKAERERGITIDISLLKFNTQKYTMTIIDAPGHRDFIKNMITGTSQADVALLVVSAAKGEYEAGISRSGQTREHALLAYTLGVKQIIVCVNKMDLTEPPYSQKRFDEMVRGVSGFLKKIGYDSTAVPFVPISGWTGENMITATQKMPWFQGWKARRREGNTSGRTLLEVLDSIHPPVRTINKPLRLPLQDVYKIGGIGTVPVGKIETGILKPGMTLMFSPAKLTAEVKSIEMHHQGLQTALPGHNVGFNIKNVAVKNLRRGDVAGNAQQDPPSDVSSFEAQVIILNHPGKVKAGYSPVLDCHTAHVTCRFAELKEKVDRRTGKKLEDQPQILMSGDAATVKLVPIKPMCVESFFTYPPLGRFAARDLKQTVAVGVIKSVEKDHGSKPPHKAQVCK